taaaGATGAAAGAGACTGCAACCTGGATACATCGAGATGTGCCAGAGATATCAAATTGTGGCATGACGCGATTCTCAACTTCTTAAGAGATGTGCAGGATGGTAGCCCACTCGGTAGACTTGTCAATCCATCACATTCCTTGATACTCAACTCCTGAAGAGAGATGCAATATTCTAAGCTAGTCGGCAAGCTTGATAATTTCTCACAATCCTCAATGTGCAATTTGCGGAGGCATGGAAtgcccttgcccttgcccAGGGTAATTGGAATGAACTCGAGACTATCGCAAGAGTCTATAGTCAACTCCTCAAGGCAGGGAAACACCGCTACTTTCTCATCTGTTGGTGGCAGTTCCTCCCATTTAATTAGAGCTGGGCAATAATAAATAGTGAAGCTTTTCAATGCTGGAAACAAAgtctctttcttcttcgccgCACCGTTAACATGGTTATAACCATAAAACTCAACTCCCACACATTTAAGCTCTGACATTTCACTGAACTCAACAAGCCTAAGATTCGGTAAATGGCCAAGTGATGGGACTTGTTCGCATTCTATGCATCTCATTAACCGAATCTCTGTCAAATTCAGTGGCAACGAACCACTCATCATCCATGATGCTAATTTAGAACCCATGAATCTGTCAATCTTTAAGAATTCTAACTCATCGTTGAGTCGGAGGCCCTCCAGTACATCAttgtctttctcttttctttcctcgTCATACTCCCCCCATTCTAATGTCAACCTTCGTAGATTTGCTTTCCCAACTAAATTTGATGCCCTTGCTTGGCCTCCGTCCCTCACATGTTCCAAACCACTAATAATTAGTTCACCTTTTAATTGGTTTAAGCCACCCAGCTCGTCAATTCTACGATTACTTTCCTTGTCCAAAGTAAAAAAAGGAGATATTGTTTGCAGATGTTTCAATCGTCCCATCCCAAATGAAACTGCCTCATCACGACGATGGAAATAAACATGCCTCAAGTTGAtcaaattttccatttccTTTGGAAACGTTTCAAGATTCCATGTATCCTCCATTCTTAACGTTTGTAGGTTATAAAGCTTGCCAATAGACTTGGGAAgttctttaattttgtttcGAGAAACGTTCAAATACCTCAAATGTATCAAGACGCCAATTGAACTTGGCAGCTCCTCAATATCAGCCCTgtacaaatttaaaacacGCAAAGCCTTAAAGCTTATAAGTAATGTATTattgttgatgcgaaaaagtggtttgacacgtggttcgcccaacttagtgatattgtgtcttcggaaggtagttagtcttcggaagatcaagttcctgcaaaaagggaacgctcggtaagaccttggggtaccggtgcggtaccggccgaaggctctccgatgcttaagtaagtacggatttagtaaagtttagactacagatcaagcggtagcgtaccgttggtttttTCTGTCCCcttcttttgggaataggggtctccttatataggcctggggaggcgtgcattatgttcatatttccgatgtgggactgtaggagctggtcgtgagcatgacacgtgtcctaggTCAAAAGTGTCAGGAAGTGTAGGATTCGGTAGGGGATATGCCGAAGGGCCTTTGATGTCAAGTTGTCGTttccgtccacgtgtcaggtggtcattggtcgttaatatacggtataaacagtagtcccccaagttctcttccgaaggttcttcggaagggaatttggttccATCCCGAGGGTTCATAGatgccctgccgttcggcaagtttgTTTGTGGAAGGCTCCCCTGAGATCTGAAGGGTCGCCGATGCTGAGAGGGGTGAAGGCAGGGACGCTTCGTTTCCCGCGCCTGGCGCGTGGAGACGCTTCGCCTTCTGCACCCGGCGtgcagagacgcttcgtcttctgtacCAGGCGT
This DNA window, taken from Prunus dulcis unplaced genomic scaffold, ALMONDv2, whole genome shotgun sequence, encodes the following:
- the LOC117613750 gene encoding putative disease resistance RPP13-like protein 1; the protein is MEDTWNLETFPKEMENLINLRHVYFHRRDEAVSFGMGRLKHLQTISPFFTLDKESNRRIDELGGLNQLKGELIISGLEHVRDGGQARASNLVGKANLRRLTLEWGEYDEERKEKDNDVLEGLRLNDELEFLKIDRFMGSKLASWMMSGSLPLNLTEIRLMRCIECEQVPSLGHLPNLRLVEFSEMSELKCVGVEFYGYNHVNGAAKKKETLFPALKSFTIYYCPALIKWEELPPTDEKVAVFPCLEELTIDSCDSLEFIPITLGKGKGIPCLRKLHIEDCEKLSSLPTSLEYCISLQELSIKECDGLTSLPSGLPSCTSLKKLRIASCHNLISLAHLDVSRLQSLSSLEIFYCLKLKYFSLEGLRSLTRLESMKIGAFSEELDSFPDFELPSQIQTLEIEGWPKLKSLPQQQIQHCTCLQVVSIVSFDSVEALPEWLGNLTSLTTLSIRRCKNLVSLPAVEVMQRLTKLKKLVIDTCPRLGGISTLKSGPEWHKISHIPRIDGQVFVSIFHLPHSHRLILFQRGWGCICYRSLHEESWDNIDTGHYVLVASGSNLVFDSVEVLPERLG